A segment of the Marispirochaeta aestuarii genome:
CCTGGGCGAGTACCTGAATATCGGAATGGACGAGGCCCGGGGAACCTATGTTCTGGTCATCTGGAACGAGATGCGGATAAGCCAGGTCACGCCCAGGGCCCTGGAGCGGGTGGCTGAACAGCCCGGCGTCTGTACTGTTCCAGTTCTTTTGAATCAGCGGAATGAGACAATTCCCACCATGATGGCCCCGGGCTTTCATAGAAAACGGCTCAAGGTTCTGCCCTTTATCTCCAGGAGCGACGGCATGCTGAGCCTTTTTCCCTATGATCATTGCGGTCTTTATCGTCGCAGTCAGTTCAATCTTCTCGGGGGCTTTGATCCGGAAATCGAGAACCCCTACTGGCAGCTCCTGGATTTCGGTTTCCGGGCTTATCTGTGGGGCGAGCGGATAAGCTCTTCAAACCAGTTTCGTATCGTCATGACCAGTGATCCGCCGACCCAGGATACTACCCCCGATGCCGGGTACCGCCGCTTTTTTCTAAAGAACCTGGCAATCCGTTTTGACAAGGACCGGGGAGTGCTTCCCCGTTCGCGTTTTCTCCCCTTTTATCTGCGTTCAGGCGCAACCTTTGTCGAGGCCCTCAGGGAATTCAGGGAAGCCGCAGCCTGGGTGGGCCTGCATCAGTACCGCTTTGTGCAGGATGCACGGACTATCGCCGATTTGTGGGAGGTCCCCGAAACGTGACAGGGGTTATTCTTCAGGCACGTCTGGATTCCTCCAGACTGCCGGCAAAGGCTCTGCTGGATCTTCAGGGTAAAACCGTTGTAGAGCACGCCATGGCGGCACTCAGGAAGCTTAGCTCCGCCG
Coding sequences within it:
- a CDS encoding glycosyltransferase family protein, whose translation is MSTTPSTTDNKTRVPYTVLGGDREREGNPDLPLTVLLLNRGTRVYRSEVLQEIERLRPAEIISLEGSRNTYDLEPLARKFPRVRFIRLHRQVSLGEYLNIGMDEARGTYVLVIWNEMRISQVTPRALERVAEQPGVCTVPVLLNQRNETIPTMMAPGFHRKRLKVLPFISRSDGMLSLFPYDHCGLYRRSQFNLLGGFDPEIENPYWQLLDFGFRAYLWGERISSSNQFRIVMTSDPPTQDTTPDAGYRRFFLKNLAIRFDKDRGVLPRSRFLPFYLRSGATFVEALREFREAAAWVGLHQYRFVQDARTIADLWEVPET